In one Bradyrhizobium cosmicum genomic region, the following are encoded:
- the cobW gene encoding cobalamin biosynthesis protein CobW, which produces MNSLAKVPVTVVTGFLGSGKTTLIQHLLANPDGRKLAVLVNEFGSEGVDGEILKSCADANCPEDNIIELANGCICCTVADDFIPTMEKLLARPVRPDHILIETSGLALPKPLLKAFDWPEIRSRITVDGVIALADAEAVAAGRFAPDPDAVEAQRAADENLDHETPLSEVFEDQIACADIVLLTKADLAGAAGLEAARALITAEMPRRVPMLSVTDGAIDARVILGLGAAAENDLSARPSHHDGEEDHEHDDFASVVIDLPEVTDIDALVASVQRLSREQNVLRVKGYIAVQGKPMRLLLQAVGERVRHQFDKPWGAGSRQSKLVVIGEHGDIDEAAIKAGLGV; this is translated from the coding sequence ATGAATTCGCTCGCAAAGGTTCCGGTGACGGTTGTCACGGGTTTCCTCGGCTCAGGCAAGACGACGCTGATACAGCACCTGCTCGCAAACCCTGACGGCAGGAAGCTCGCCGTGCTCGTCAACGAGTTCGGCAGCGAGGGCGTCGACGGCGAGATCCTGAAGTCCTGTGCAGACGCCAATTGCCCGGAAGACAACATCATCGAGCTTGCCAATGGCTGCATCTGCTGCACCGTCGCCGACGATTTCATTCCGACCATGGAGAAGCTGCTGGCCCGGCCGGTACGGCCCGATCACATCCTGATCGAGACCTCGGGCCTGGCGCTGCCAAAGCCGCTGCTGAAGGCGTTCGACTGGCCAGAGATCCGCTCGCGCATCACCGTCGACGGCGTGATTGCGCTCGCCGATGCCGAAGCCGTGGCTGCGGGTCGTTTTGCACCGGATCCGGATGCGGTCGAAGCGCAGCGCGCGGCGGACGAGAATCTCGATCACGAGACGCCGCTGTCGGAGGTGTTCGAGGACCAGATCGCCTGTGCGGACATCGTGCTGCTGACCAAGGCCGATCTTGCCGGCGCGGCGGGACTTGAAGCCGCCAGGGCATTAATCACGGCGGAGATGCCGCGCCGCGTGCCGATGCTCTCCGTCACCGATGGCGCGATCGATGCCCGCGTGATCCTCGGTCTCGGCGCTGCCGCGGAGAATGATCTTTCCGCACGCCCCTCGCATCATGACGGCGAGGAGGATCACGAGCATGATGATTTCGCCTCCGTCGTGATCGATCTTCCTGAAGTCACCGACATCGACGCACTGGTCGCCTCGGTGCAGCGTCTGTCGCGCGAGCAGAACGTGCTGCGCGTCAAGGGTTATATCGCCGTGCAAGGCAAGCCGATGCGCCTTTTGCTGCAAGCGGTCGGCGAGCGCGTGCGCCACCAGTTCGACAAGCCGTGGGGCGCGGGCAGCAGGCAGTCGAAGCTCGTGGTGATCGGCGAGCACGGCGATATCGACGAGGCCGCGATCAAAGCGGGACTTGGTGTCTGA
- a CDS encoding DUF1636 family protein produces the protein MTVTLHVCITCRAGETPSEGEATPGKRLHGAILDAGVPAGVAVVPVECLSACSQGCSVALSAPGRWSYVYGRLSEAHANDVVAGAAAYAAAPDGLVPWRSRPEIFRKQSLARIPPIAVVPEAAE, from the coding sequence ATGACCGTCACACTTCACGTCTGCATTACCTGCCGCGCCGGCGAAACGCCCAGCGAGGGCGAGGCCACGCCCGGCAAACGCCTGCATGGTGCGATCCTCGACGCAGGCGTGCCCGCCGGTGTCGCGGTGGTTCCCGTCGAATGCCTATCTGCATGCAGCCAGGGCTGTTCGGTCGCACTCAGCGCGCCCGGCCGTTGGTCCTACGTCTATGGCCGCCTCTCGGAAGCCCATGCGAACGACGTGGTCGCCGGTGCCGCTGCCTATGCGGCCGCGCCCGACGGTCTCGTGCCCTGGCGCAGCCGACCTGAAATCTTTCGCAAGCAGTCGCTTGCGCGCATTCCCCCCATTGCCGTCGTGCCGGAGGCAGCCGAATGA
- the cobO gene encoding cob(I)yrinic acid a,c-diamide adenosyltransferase yields MTPEPDTQTGEQTDVRHAQKMAKKKAARDKIMATKSGEKGLIIVHTGAGKGKSSSAFGMIVRCVAHGFPCAVVQFIKGAWDTGERRLLTGHFGDLCQFHAMGEGFTWETQDRARDIAAARAGWEKAKELILDANLRMVVLDEINIALRYDYLDIAEVVEFLTTQKPEMTHVVLTGRNAKDELIEIADLVTEMTLVKHPFRSGIKAQAGVEF; encoded by the coding sequence ATGACGCCTGAACCGGATACCCAGACGGGTGAGCAAACCGACGTCCGCCACGCCCAGAAAATGGCGAAGAAGAAGGCCGCCCGCGACAAGATTATGGCGACCAAGAGCGGCGAAAAAGGCCTCATCATCGTCCACACCGGCGCCGGCAAGGGCAAGTCCTCCTCGGCCTTCGGCATGATCGTCCGCTGCGTTGCCCATGGCTTCCCCTGTGCGGTCGTGCAGTTCATCAAGGGGGCCTGGGACACCGGCGAACGGCGCCTGCTCACCGGCCATTTCGGCGACCTCTGCCAGTTCCACGCCATGGGCGAAGGCTTCACCTGGGAGACGCAGGACCGCGCCCGCGACATCGCGGCGGCGCGGGCCGGCTGGGAGAAGGCCAAGGAGCTGATCCTCGATGCCAATTTGCGCATGGTCGTCCTCGACGAGATCAACATCGCGCTGCGCTACGACTATCTCGACATCGCCGAGGTCGTCGAATTCCTGACGACGCAGAAGCCTGAGATGACGCATGTCGTGCTCACCGGACGCAACGCCAAGGACGAGCTGATCGAGATCGCCGATCTCGTCACCGAGATGACACTGGTCAAGCACCCCTTCCGCTCCGGCATCAAGGCACAAGCCGGCGTCGAGTTCTGA